One Melitaea cinxia chromosome 20, ilMelCinx1.1, whole genome shotgun sequence DNA segment encodes these proteins:
- the LOC123663466 gene encoding alpha-tocopherol transfer protein-like — protein MTLEQPTGEMWQKIREELNENADTKDQDLAHIKEWLKKEPHLPDEFDDQRIMTFLRGCKFSLEKCKRKLDMYFTMRSAVPEFFTERDVTRPELQEILKIVQMPPMPGLTPDGRRVILMRGIDKDVQTPNVANAFKLALMLGDVRLAEEKEGVAGDIYILDASVATPNHFAKFTPTLVKKFLVCVQEAYPVKLKQVHVINISPIVDKIVNFVKPFLKEKIRDRIFIHSDVNELYKYVPQEMLPTEYGGKAGSMNDLHDAWVKKLEEYKDWFADQEQYKADESLRPGKPTNYDELFGIDGSFRQLVID, from the exons ATGACTCTTGAACAGCCTACTGGTGAGATGTGGCAGAAGATCCGCGAGGAGTTAAACGAGAATGCTGATACTAAGGACCAAGACCTCGCACACATCAAGGAATGGCTGAAGAAGGAGCCTCATCTACCCGACGAATTCG ATGACCAACGCATCATGACCTTCCTTCGAGGTTGCAAATTCTCCCTCGAGAAGTGCAAACGTAAATTGGACATGTACTTCACCATGAGGTCCGCTGTTCCCGAATTCTTCACTGAACGAGATGTCACTCGTCCCGAGCTACAGGAAATTCTCAAGAttgt CCAAATGCCACCCATGCCCGGTCTAACCCCCGATGGCCGCCGAGTCATTCTTATGAGAG GTATTGACAAAGATGTCCAAACACCAAACGTAGCCAATGCTTTTAAGCTGGCTCTTATGTTGGGTGATGTTAGACTGGCAGAGGAGAAGGAAGGTGTTGCTGGAGATATTTACATCTTGGACGCTTCAGTGGCCACGCCCAACCACTTCGCCAAGTTCACGCCAACTTTGGTGAAAAAGTTCCTAGTGTGTGTGCAG GAAGCATACCCCGTAAAGTTAAAACAAGTGCACGTCATCAACATTTCACCGATTGTGGACAAGATTGTAAACTTTGTGAAGCCGTTCCTCAAGGAGAAGATAAGAGATAGG aTCTTCATTCATAGCGACGTAAACGAACTTTACAAGTATGTACCACAAGAGATGCTTCCTACTGAATACGGCGGCAAGGCTGGTTCAATGAATGACCTTCATG ATGCTTGGGTCAAGAAGTTAGAAGAATACAAAGATTGGTTTGCTGATCAAGAACAGTACAAAGCAGACGAATCTCTCAGACCAGGAAAGCCAACCAACTATGATGAACTCTTCGGAATAGATGGATCTTTCCGTCAATTAGTTATAGActag